Proteins from a single region of Gemmatimonadota bacterium:
- a CDS encoding DUF502 domain-containing protein: protein MTRSLARAWRRHLIAGLIVIAPVGVTAFVLWWIFHWLDGLLGRFLYPALGQRVPGLGLLALFLLLLFVGWIAERAIGSRILAWWHTLLERIPLARRIYSASSRIARTLFGEGERPFRLVALIEYPSAGRWSIGFITAPAPAVVSAYIDDPVTVFVPTTPNPTSGYLVILPRSQVTVLSMTVEEAFTYVLSAGSVTPEEQLAARPV from the coding sequence GTGACCCGCTCCCTGGCTCGCGCCTGGCGCCGCCACCTCATCGCCGGGCTCATCGTCATTGCGCCGGTGGGCGTCACGGCGTTCGTGCTGTGGTGGATCTTTCACTGGCTGGACGGCCTGCTGGGCAGGTTCCTCTATCCTGCGCTAGGCCAGCGTGTGCCCGGCCTCGGCCTGCTGGCCCTTTTCCTTCTGCTGCTCTTTGTGGGCTGGATCGCGGAGCGTGCCATCGGCTCGCGCATCCTCGCCTGGTGGCACACGCTGCTCGAGCGCATCCCGCTGGCCCGGCGCATTTATAGCGCCTCCAGCCGCATTGCCCGCACGCTCTTCGGCGAAGGGGAGCGCCCGTTCCGCCTGGTGGCGCTGATCGAGTATCCGTCCGCCGGCCGCTGGTCCATTGGCTTCATCACGGCGCCGGCGCCCGCGGTGGTTTCCGCCTACATTGACGACCCGGTGACGGTCTTCGTGCCTACCACGCCTAACCCCACGTCGGGGTACCTGGTCATCCTGCCGCGCAGCCAGGTGACCGTGCTGTCGATGACGGTGGAGGAGGCCTTTACCTACGTGCTCTCGGCGGGGTCGGTGACGCCCGAGGAGCAGCTCGCTGCGAGGCCTGTGTGA
- a CDS encoding HDIG domain-containing protein — protein sequence MDQGVRAALTGLSQRPQRRWPAGAVHHGARVGVLVVLAVIAQVLFPAASVPDFPVLDKGMVAERDVIAQVGFPIYKSPEELGREQTEAASAVAPTFEHQPAAADTLLRRIRSFLTRVDSAAAPAAGELRVRAQLREVLASYGFAVTEEAVELLRSARQRTLLARSLEQAIRQELPAGFVPAADLEDETAPQLRLRRGGREELVARTSLLTAQRFYERAGRHLPRSAPPGLVELQRLVLIRFFEPSIRLDREETEATRARARQAVSTVKGHVVRGEKVVGAREQIRERELERLRAYRDELVRLGRLGDAAGSRARAAGAFLFNLLILLIFGLLVYFYRPAVYQDFRHVLVIAALILATVAISALLASSRAPPELIPIALPAMIVATLWDGRLALSLALVLAVLLAGQTPFLGSSVLFTLVIGGAAAALSVRVVRRRSQIWVFISIIAGAYLAGAASLGLLRSRELFEVFGSAGWGTLNAIGSALIAIGFLPLLEAFARITTDQSLLELTDLNRPLLRRLSMEAPGTYAHSISVANLAEAAARAVGANELLTRVGVYYHDIGKMLKPQYFVENQPQGRNPHDKLKPGTSAAIVRSHVVDGLRLAGEAKLPACVAAFIAEHHGTQPISFFFDQARELSPDAELDAGQFTYPGPKPQSKETAIAMLADTVESAARALPDPAPERIQELVDRLVDARVKQGELDETPLTLRDLARIKQQFVSVLAGMYHSRIDYPSGRDAGVEATAMPLIPSDSSAPAG from the coding sequence TTGGACCAGGGCGTACGCGCAGCCCTCACCGGGCTGAGCCAGCGGCCGCAGCGGCGCTGGCCGGCGGGCGCCGTGCACCACGGCGCCCGCGTCGGCGTGCTCGTGGTACTTGCGGTGATCGCGCAGGTACTTTTCCCGGCGGCGTCGGTGCCGGACTTCCCGGTGCTGGACAAGGGGATGGTGGCGGAGCGGGATGTCATTGCACAGGTGGGCTTTCCCATCTACAAGTCCCCGGAGGAGCTGGGGCGGGAGCAGACGGAGGCTGCGTCTGCGGTAGCGCCCACCTTCGAGCACCAGCCTGCCGCGGCCGATACGCTGCTCAGGCGCATCCGTTCCTTCCTCACCCGAGTGGACAGTGCGGCGGCGCCGGCAGCGGGCGAATTGAGGGTCAGGGCACAGCTCAGGGAAGTGCTCGCCTCCTACGGTTTCGCGGTGACGGAGGAAGCGGTCGAGCTGCTGCGCTCCGCGCGCCAGCGCACCCTGCTGGCCCGCTCGCTCGAGCAGGCGATCCGGCAGGAGCTGCCGGCCGGGTTCGTGCCGGCTGCCGACCTCGAGGATGAGACGGCGCCGCAGCTCCGGCTGCGGCGCGGCGGGCGGGAAGAGCTGGTGGCGCGCACTTCTCTGCTCACTGCCCAGCGCTTCTACGAGCGAGCCGGACGGCACCTGCCACGCAGCGCCCCGCCCGGGCTGGTCGAGCTGCAGCGCCTGGTGCTGATCCGCTTCTTCGAGCCCAGCATCCGTCTGGACCGCGAAGAGACGGAAGCGACACGCGCGCGCGCGCGCCAGGCGGTGTCGACCGTGAAGGGGCATGTGGTTCGGGGGGAGAAGGTGGTGGGCGCACGCGAGCAGATCCGCGAGCGGGAGCTCGAGAGGCTGCGCGCCTACCGGGATGAACTCGTGCGGCTGGGCCGGCTGGGCGATGCCGCCGGCAGCCGTGCGCGCGCGGCGGGGGCGTTCCTGTTCAACCTGCTCATCCTGCTGATCTTCGGACTGCTCGTCTACTTCTACCGGCCGGCCGTCTATCAGGATTTCCGCCACGTGCTCGTGATCGCGGCGCTGATCCTGGCAACCGTCGCCATTTCCGCCCTGCTCGCCAGCAGCCGGGCGCCGCCGGAACTCATCCCCATTGCGCTGCCCGCCATGATCGTGGCCACGCTGTGGGACGGACGGCTGGCACTCAGCCTGGCCCTTGTGCTGGCCGTGCTCCTCGCCGGGCAGACGCCTTTCCTGGGCAGCTCCGTGCTCTTCACACTGGTCATCGGCGGGGCCGCCGCTGCGCTGAGCGTGCGCGTCGTACGCCGCCGCTCGCAGATCTGGGTGTTCATCTCCATCATTGCAGGCGCCTACCTGGCCGGCGCGGCCAGCCTGGGCCTGCTCAGGTCGCGGGAGCTGTTCGAAGTCTTCGGCTCCGCCGGCTGGGGCACGCTCAACGCGATTGGCAGTGCGCTCATCGCCATCGGCTTCCTGCCGCTCCTCGAGGCGTTTGCGCGCATCACTACCGACCAGAGCCTGCTCGAGCTGACGGACCTCAACCGGCCGCTGCTGCGCCGGCTCTCGATGGAAGCGCCCGGCACGTACGCGCATTCCATCAGCGTGGCGAACCTGGCGGAGGCAGCGGCGCGTGCGGTGGGCGCGAACGAGCTGCTCACCCGGGTCGGCGTATACTACCACGACATTGGCAAGATGCTGAAGCCGCAGTACTTCGTGGAGAACCAGCCGCAGGGGCGCAATCCGCACGACAAGCTGAAGCCCGGCACGTCGGCGGCGATTGTGCGCAGCCACGTGGTCGATGGATTACGGCTGGCGGGGGAGGCGAAGCTGCCCGCCTGCGTCGCCGCCTTCATTGCCGAGCACCATGGGACGCAGCCGATCAGCTTCTTTTTCGACCAGGCGCGGGAGCTCAGCCCGGACGCCGAGCTGGACGCGGGGCAGTTCACCTACCCGGGGCCGAAGCCGCAATCGAAGGAGACGGCGATCGCGATGCTGGCCGACACCGTCGAATCGGCCGCCCGGGCGTTGCCGGACCCCGCGCCCGAGCGCATCCAGGAGCTGGTCGACCGGCTGGTGGACGCGCGGGTGAAGCAGGGCGAACTGGACGAGACGCCGCTCACCCTGCGCGACCTCGCCCGGATCAAGCAGCAGTTCGTGTCGGTGCTGGCGGGGATGTACCACAGCCGCATCGATTATCCGAGCGGTCGCGATGCGGGCGTCGAGGCGACGGCGATGCCGCTTATCCCGAGCGATTCTTCGGCCCCGGCCGGGTGA
- the mgtE gene encoding magnesium transporter, translating into MSKPDLRPAEELGDRLGQLRDLLASGQTDGLAELVSQFHPSDLADLVAELDEEHRIHLLSLLPAEVASETLAEMESEEHPEELLVALEPERIGELISELADDDAVDLIGELPPDEQARVLASLPHLEAAELRELLKYDEESAGGIMTRELVAVSVHLTAREAIEEVRRQALELGGEFYTIFVVDLFRRLLGTVSLQDLVLAEPQTRLRELVQPPVATVPADLDQEEVGRIIGRYNIPSVGVVGPGNVLLGRITWDDVIDVMEAEQTEDILRLGGVVAEEEVRGGWLDAVRSRLPWLLVNLVTASLAASVVYIFQRTIEAVVLLAVIMPVVAGMGGNAGTQVLAVTVRRLALTEESTGRRWRVALKELLVGLVNGAALGAVLGGLLAALGYFWLGTARIGLVVLLAMWGNLVVASVAGAFVPILLERLGVDPAVASSVFVTTCTDLAGFFLLLSLATVLLL; encoded by the coding sequence GTGAGCAAGCCTGACCTCCGCCCGGCCGAGGAACTCGGGGACCGGCTCGGCCAGCTCCGTGACCTGCTTGCCAGCGGACAGACGGACGGGTTGGCCGAGCTGGTCAGCCAGTTTCATCCCAGCGATCTGGCCGATCTCGTGGCGGAGCTGGACGAGGAGCACCGCATCCACCTGCTCAGCCTGCTTCCTGCCGAGGTCGCCTCGGAAACGCTGGCTGAGATGGAGAGCGAGGAGCACCCCGAGGAGCTGCTCGTGGCGCTCGAGCCCGAGCGGATTGGCGAGCTCATCTCGGAACTGGCGGACGACGATGCTGTAGACCTGATCGGCGAGCTGCCGCCGGACGAGCAGGCCCGGGTGCTCGCCTCGCTGCCCCACCTCGAGGCTGCCGAGCTGCGCGAGCTGCTGAAGTACGACGAGGAGTCGGCCGGCGGCATCATGACCCGGGAGCTGGTGGCCGTCTCCGTGCACCTGACGGCGCGGGAAGCAATCGAGGAAGTACGCCGTCAGGCCCTCGAGCTGGGTGGCGAATTCTACACCATCTTCGTCGTCGACCTGTTCCGGCGCCTGCTGGGGACGGTGAGCCTCCAGGATCTGGTGCTGGCCGAGCCGCAGACGCGGCTGCGCGAGCTCGTCCAGCCGCCGGTCGCCACCGTGCCGGCGGATCTGGACCAGGAGGAGGTGGGCCGCATCATCGGCCGCTACAATATTCCCTCGGTAGGCGTGGTGGGGCCGGGCAACGTGCTGCTGGGCCGGATCACGTGGGATGACGTGATTGACGTGATGGAGGCGGAGCAGACGGAGGACATCCTGCGGCTGGGTGGCGTGGTGGCGGAGGAGGAAGTGCGGGGCGGCTGGCTGGACGCCGTGCGCAGTCGCCTGCCCTGGCTGCTGGTCAACCTGGTGACCGCCTCCCTGGCCGCGTCGGTCGTCTACATCTTCCAGCGTACCATCGAGGCAGTGGTGCTCCTCGCCGTGATCATGCCCGTGGTGGCCGGTATGGGCGGCAACGCGGGGACGCAGGTGCTCGCCGTGACGGTGCGCCGGCTGGCGCTGACCGAGGAGAGCACGGGCCGGCGCTGGCGCGTGGCGCTCAAGGAGTTGTTGGTCGGGCTGGTGAATGGCGCGGCGCTGGGCGCCGTGCTGGGCGGCCTGCTGGCCGCGCTGGGCTACTTCTGGCTGGGCACGGCGCGCATCGGGCTGGTCGTGCTGCTGGCCATGTGGGGGAACCTCGTGGTAGCCTCGGTGGCGGGCGCGTTTGTGCCCATCCTGCTCGAGCGGCTGGGCGTCGATCCGGCCGTCGCCTCCTCGGTTTTCGTCACCACCTGCACCGACCTGGCCGGCTTCTTCCTGCTGCTCAGCCTCGCGACCGTCCTGCTGCTATGA
- the ybeY gene encoding rRNA maturation RNase YbeY, with product MRRRIRVSVAASLRRGGGARKPGTRPPSRALQALVARAARATLDACAEAGGQVSLTLLDDPAMIELHRRYLGRDTTTDVIAFPLYSAGEPPLGDIYIGYEQALRQAAAVGVTPDEELARLAIHGTLHVLGYEHPRGRDREQSGMWEVQERIVRRVMEMG from the coding sequence GTGAGGCGGCGGATCCGGGTCAGCGTAGCGGCGAGCCTGCGGCGGGGCGGCGGCGCGCGCAAGCCGGGGACGCGGCCTCCCAGCCGCGCGCTGCAAGCGCTGGTCGCGCGGGCGGCCCGGGCGACGCTGGACGCCTGCGCCGAAGCTGGCGGCCAGGTCTCCCTCACACTGCTCGATGATCCGGCTATGATCGAACTGCACCGGCGCTACCTGGGCCGGGACACGACGACGGACGTGATCGCGTTCCCGCTGTACTCGGCGGGTGAGCCGCCGCTGGGCGACATCTACATCGGCTACGAGCAGGCGCTGCGCCAGGCAGCAGCGGTAGGCGTGACACCGGACGAGGAGCTGGCCCGGCTGGCGATCCACGGCACGCTGCACGTCCTGGGGTACGAGCATCCCAGGGGCCGGGACCGTGAGCAGAGCGGGATGTGGGAAGTGCAAGAGCGGATCGTGCGGAGGGTAATGGAGATGGGGTGA